The genomic region CGATCATGACGGAGATGTCCTGCAACGGATTCGCGCTCTCGGCCAGACCGTCCTTCAGCACGGCGATCTGGGTGTACGCAGCGAACACGTACAGAACTCCGACCACCAGGGCACTCCACATGATCGCGCGGGGTATCGCGGTGTAGGGATTGCGCGCTTCGCGGCCCAGCGCGTCGGCTGAGGAGAATCCGACGAAGCCGAGAATGCCGAGCACCATGCCCGTCGCGACACCCTGCATCGGAACGTCTTTCAGCGAGAACTGCGACGGGTCCCAGGCAGCCGGTCCCGCCCACACCAGCGCGAGCACCAGCAGGACGATGATGATGGAGACCGATATCAGCTCCAAGGTCAACGACACTCGCGCCGAGAGCCGGATACCGCGAATGGTGAACAGCGTCGCCAGGCCGCCGAGCACAATCGTGAGTGCGATCTGCCATCCCACACCGTTGGCGGGAACTCCGAGGTCCAACAGGAAGTCGTTCATGTACGAGACGGCGCCGCCGAGGGAGCCAGCGGTGATCCCCCAGCACCCGATCAGGAGCGCGACACCCGCGAGGTAGGCGCCGAACGGTCCAAGCCCCTTGGACACATAGGTGTACAGGGAGCCCGCCGATGCGTGACGTCGTGCGAACACCACGACGCAGTAACCGACGGACAGAATCACCACCGTCGCGAGGGCGAACGAGATGATCGTCCCCTTGCCCGCGGTGAGGTAGATGGCCGCCGCGGTGAACGCGATGACAGCGCTTGGGGCGATGTTCGCGATGGCCTGCGCAGCCAGTTCAGGTCCTGACATCACGCCGTGCCGAAGCCCGGCGTCCTCAGAGGTTTTGGTAGGCACGGTCATGTGTGGTCCTCGGGGATTGGGAGTCATTCGTGGGCAACGTTTCTCAGGGCACCAGGAGGGTGCGCAGGGCCTCGCCGGACTCGAGATCGGCGAAGGCTGCGGCGGCCTCACCGAGAGGCCTGCGCGCCCAGATCAGTGCGTCGAGCTTGAGCTGACCGTCCATGTAGCGGTCGACGAGCGCGGGGATGTCGATCGACGGCCGAACGGATCCGTAGTTCGAGCCGAGGATGCGCTGATCGGCCTCGGCGAGCACCAGCGGTTCGAACGATGCCTTGGCTCCCGTCGGGGGGAGTCCGACCACCACGGCCGCGCCACCCAGGCCCAGCATCCGGATCGCCTGTTCGGTGGTGCTGGTGTGCCCGAAGGCGTCGAACGCGTAGTCAACGCCGTCGGGGATCAGGGCGCGGAGCTGTTCCTCGGCGTCGCCCTGGGCGGCATTGATCCGATCGGTGGCACCGAACTGGATGGCCATCTGCGTCTTGTCATCACGAACATCGATCGCGATGATGCGTGCCGCACCTGCGAGCTTCGCACCCTGGATGACGTTGAGCCCGACACCGCCGCAGCCGATGACGGCCACCGTCGCCCCGGGCTCGACGGCGGCGGTGTTGAGGACCGCGCCGACACCGGTCGCCACAGCACAACCCACCACCGCGATGACGTCCAAGGGGGCGTCCTCTCGCACCTTCACCGCGCCCGAGGCGGGCACGATGACCTCTTCGGCGAACGACGAGACGCCCAGATAGTGATGTATCGACTCGCCGTTCGACGACAGGCGCGAGGTGCCGTCGAACAGCGTCCCCAGGGGCGCGACCACGGTGGCGACCTTCTGGCAGCGCGCCTCGTGACCGGAGCGGCAGTAGCGGCACTCGCCGCAGGGCGGCACCCACGACAGCACCACGTGATCGCCGACGGCGAGCGTGGTGACGCCCTCACCCAGCTCAGTGACCACACCCGAACCCTCGTGGCCCATGACCAGCGGTGCGGGCGCGTCCCACTCGCCACGCTTGACGTGCAGATCGGAGTGGCACACGCCGGCCGCGGCGATCTTCACCCGCACCTCACCGGCCTTCGGGCCTGCGAGGTCAACATCGGTGTACTCGATGGGCAGAGCGGGTTCTCGGAAGACGATGGCTTTCACGGGGCTCCTTATGGCTCCTGGCGGGGCGTGAATCCCACGAATCGTAAGAAGTCGGCGACCAAGTTGTCAGCCGCAAAAAGTGTGGTTCGGCCGCCAGCAATCATCATTTCGTACACTCGCTGCATGGCCTACGACGTGCGGTCGATCGCGGAGTACCTCGATGCCGAGCTCGTCGTCGGCGCGGTGGACGGGGCGACGCCGGTGGAGGGCGCGATCCCCCTTGCCGACCTGGTGGTCGCGAGTACACCGGGGTACGCCACCCTCGCCATCGCCACAGCGAAGGAGTGGGCACAGGCACTGGACACAGACGATCGGCAACCCCGGTTGACCGGATGTGTGGCGGTCATTGCCGGCGGGCCGGCCGATCCTGACATCAGGGCTGCGCTGAGCGGCCGCGACCTCACCGCCGTCGTCGTGGCTGAGCTGGCCGCCGACGTCGTGCATCCGAAACTGATCGCGCTGATCGCGGCTGACCACGCTGCCGAGGACCGGCGGGTCACCACGGGAACCAAGGTGCTCACACAGGTGGCCCGTCGCGGCGGTGTGGTGGCCGTCGTCGCCGAACTCGCGCACCGAATCGACGGGTGGGCCGTTCTCCTCGATGCGCACGGTGAGGTGATCACCACGGCGGGCGCGGGCAGTCTGCATGTGCGGGACGCGGGATCGGTCGCGTTCGGCCGGCGAGTGCGCATCCGCCATCCGGGACTGCAGGTGCATCCAGTGGGGCAGGGTGAGGATGTCAGCGCGTATCTCGTCATAGGTGCGCGCGGGTCCACGAGCCGCAGCCGTGACCTTGCCTCTCAGGTCGCCGCCCTGCTCGACCTCCTGTTGCACACCCCGAATCACCCCGCCACCGAACGCCTGGGGCGTGACGTGATGCTGTCGACTCTGCTG from Mycolicibacterium sp. YH-1 harbors:
- a CDS encoding APC family permease, with the protein product MTVPTKTSEDAGLRHGVMSGPELAAQAIANIAPSAVIAFTAAAIYLTAGKGTIISFALATVVILSVGYCVVVFARRHASAGSLYTYVSKGLGPFGAYLAGVALLIGCWGITAGSLGGAVSYMNDFLLDLGVPANGVGWQIALTIVLGGLATLFTIRGIRLSARVSLTLELISVSIIIVLLVLALVWAGPAAWDPSQFSLKDVPMQGVATGMVLGILGFVGFSSADALGREARNPYTAIPRAIMWSALVVGVLYVFAAYTQIAVLKDGLAESANPLQDISVMIGMPSWFTPILLFGVGASFFAVVVAPLNVVGRIVYVMGKEGVVADRFGRTHDSHLTPHRVLLIAGPAAIVLDILLLAANVHPMDIVVWVDTYGTYGYMVAYSLVAVACVIYTRRTGQPNRLVWAAAVVAVLAMAYTFFANVYPVPAFPLNVIPYLFLATIAVALAWYFRLARQRPDVIARIGQTETDALEGVG
- a CDS encoding CdaR family transcriptional regulator, giving the protein MAYDVRSIAEYLDAELVVGAVDGATPVEGAIPLADLVVASTPGYATLAIATAKEWAQALDTDDRQPRLTGCVAVIAGGPADPDIRAALSGRDLTAVVVAELAADVVHPKLIALIAADHAAEDRRVTTGTKVLTQVARRGGVVAVVAELAHRIDGWAVLLDAHGEVITTAGAGSLHVRDAGSVAFGRRVRIRHPGLQVHPVGQGEDVSAYLVIGARGSTSRSRDLASQVAALLDLLLHTPNHPATERLGRDVMLSTLLRGGAEAATLLRRWGVHDPSLTAFAVSSQSRAIDPERQTIRWLDELGAVHVVSAERGRVLGFIGDDRATELATMVERLSADAGMPLRMGLGSSAKPEALARSAAEARQALEIAVVDSRPVVWYRTLATVSYVLDHLDDSATTRIAAVLDPLRDDGGRHGELVRTLEVYLAEHGAWGSSASRLQIHRQTLAARIQRIEELTGLSMSSPDDRAAAWLAIRALKSPVRPRVG
- a CDS encoding alcohol dehydrogenase catalytic domain-containing protein, whose translation is MKAIVFREPALPIEYTDVDLAGPKAGEVRVKIAAAGVCHSDLHVKRGEWDAPAPLVMGHEGSGVVTELGEGVTTLAVGDHVVLSWVPPCGECRYCRSGHEARCQKVATVVAPLGTLFDGTSRLSSNGESIHHYLGVSSFAEEVIVPASGAVKVREDAPLDVIAVVGCAVATGVGAVLNTAAVEPGATVAVIGCGGVGLNVIQGAKLAGAARIIAIDVRDDKTQMAIQFGATDRINAAQGDAEEQLRALIPDGVDYAFDAFGHTSTTEQAIRMLGLGGAAVVVGLPPTGAKASFEPLVLAEADQRILGSNYGSVRPSIDIPALVDRYMDGQLKLDALIWARRPLGEAAAAFADLESGEALRTLLVP